The following proteins are encoded in a genomic region of Fusarium oxysporum f. sp. lycopersici 4287 chromosome 1, whole genome shotgun sequence:
- a CDS encoding NAD+ kinase, with translation MTGVLSPTALHPALGSPRDNGYCLSPARSSHSPVLKRSALADTSLSSDTVQTTQLEVEQPSVFSTLSPSPLSLSVSDRLKPQTLLEDCGASTLSSAPKDTTSLSSPSLQSSTSPLPSSTAYQSASSSSTQNDALRSNSGPRALASVIRHHKPDALSLALPHTNMPSLRQTEPSESDSQPASSAGPLPGFTSVSKNSTAATPSQSLTDALNDLAKSRLTAGAINTPNTARTYTSTSSNDTTSSDMAATILASTLQSPCFYHQRFADAVDIGKVLEEIKNDVSMSHSRLVATATGVREVSKQLQRRPIKRAVRNIMIVTKARDNQLVYLTRELAGWLLRTPRYGSDLGVNVYVDAKLRNSRRFDSSGLLAENPRFQHMLKYWTPDLCWSQPEKFDLVLTLGGDGTVLFTSWLFQRIVPPVLSFSLGSLGFMTTFEFEKYKEHLNRVMGDDGMKINLRMRFTCTVHRSNRGAGALDAPKLEEPEQFEVLNELVIDRGPSPYVSNLELYGDDELLTVVQADGCIFSTPTGSTAYSLSAGGALVHPDIPAILLTPICPHTLSFRPMVLSDTMALRVVVPRNSRATAYCAFDGKGRLELRQGDHVTITASQYPFPTVTRTDTEWFDSVSRTLRWNVRASAQKPFDADTGDSCNDDDDIGWDIDTDSACYASEDGSVSASPIRRQMSLLGM, from the coding sequence ATGACAGGCGTACTGTCTCCCACGGCTCTCCACCCAGCTCTTGGCAGCCCCCGAGACAACGGGTATTGCTTGTCTCCTGCTCGCTCTTCCCATTCACCTGTCCTTAAGAGGAGCGCACTCGCCGATACAAGTTTAAGCTCGGACACTGTTCAGACCACACAATTAGAAGTTGAGCAGCCAAGTGTGTTTTCAACATTGTCCCCATCCCCTTTGTCGTTGTCAGTCTCGGATCGTTTAAAACCTCAAACTCTCCTGGAAGATTGTGGAGCCTCTACTTTGTCATCTGCCCCAAAAGATACAACTTCGTTAAGCTCGCCCTCTTTACAATCTTCCACTTCACCATTACCCTCGTCAACTGCATATCAAtcagcttcgtcttcttcaactcagaACGACGCCCTTCGGTCTAATTCTGGCCCGAGGGCTTTGGCTTCGGTGATCCGACACCACAAACCCGACGCTCTATCACTCGCACTCCCACACACAAACATGCCTTCTCTTCGCCAGACGGAACCTTCAGAGTCTGACTCTCAACCAGCCTCTTCCGCTGGCCCCCTACCTGGCTTCACGAGTGTGTCTAAGAACTCTACCGCTGCCACGCCTTCGCAAAGCCTAACTGATGCCCTCAATGACCTCGCCAAGTCTCGCTTGACCGCAGGCGCCATTAACACACCCAACACCGCCCGGACTTACACTTCCACCTCTAGCAATGACACAACTTCATCTGATATGGCCGCTACCATTCTCGCCTCAACTTTACAGTCGCCATGTTTCTACCATCAGCGATTTGCTGATGCTGTCGACATCGGCAAGGTCCTCGAGGAAATCAAGAATGATGTTTCCATGTCACATTCGCGTCTTGTCGCGACTGCAACTGGTGTTCGAGAGGTTTCCAAGCAGCTTCAGCGTCGTCCCATCAAGCGCGCAGTCCGCAACATCATGATTGTCACCAAGGCACGCGACAACCAGCTCGTCTACCTTACTCGCGAGCTTGCCGGGTGGCTTCTGCGAACCCCACGTTATGGCTCCGACCTCGGCGTGAATGTCTACGTCGATGCTAAGCTTCGCAACTCACGACGTTTTGATTCATCTGGTCTCCTCGCCGAGAACCCCCGCTTCCAGCACATGCTCAAGTACTGGACACCCGATCTGTGCTGGAGTCAGCCTGAGAAGTTCGATCTTGTCTTGACTCTTGGTGGCGATGGTACCGTCCTCTTCACCTCATGGCTCTTCCAGCGCATTGTACCTCCTGTGCTCTCATTCAGTCTGGGAAGTCTAGGTTTCATGACCACgtttgagtttgagaagTACAAAGAACATCTCAACAGAGTCATGGGCGATGATGGCATGAAGATTAACCTCCGCATGCGCTTCACGTGTACTGTTCATCGCAGCAATCGTGGAGCCGGTGCTTTGGACGCACCCAAGCTCGAAGAACCTGAGCAATTCGAAGTCCTTAACGAACTCGTCATCGATCGTGGTCCTTCCCCCTATGTGTCCAACCTGGAGCTCtatggtgatgatgaactCCTCACTGTTGTACAAGCCGATGGTTGCATCTTCTCCACCCCAACTGGCTCTACAGCATATTCTCTATCTGCCGGTGGCGCTCTTGTTCACCCTGACATTCCTGCCATCCTTCTTACACCCATCTGCCCTCATACTCTATCATTCCGACCCATGGTCCTTTCTGATACCATGGCTCTCCGAGTTGTTGTTCCTCGGAATTCTCGAGCCACTGCCTATTGCGCTTTTGATGGCAAGGGTCGACTCGAGCTGCGACAAGGTGATCACGTCACAATCACTGCCTCTCAGTACCCCTTCCCTACTGTGACACGCACCGATACAGAGTGGTTTGACAGCGTGAGCCGTACTCTCCGCTGGAACGTCAGAGCTTCCGCACAGAAGCCTTTCGATGCCGACACCGGAGATAGTTgcaacgatgatgacgatatcGGTTGGGACATTGACACCGACAGTGCATGCTACGCAAGTGAAGATGGGAGTGTCAGTGCCAGCCCCATCCGTCGGCAAATGAGCCTTCTGGGTATGTGA